The following are from one region of the Cloacibacterium normanense genome:
- the glmM gene encoding phosphoglucosamine mutase, with translation MSLIKSISGIRGTIGGKVDDNLTPVDVVKFTAAFGTWLQKNKNKKDLTLVIGRDARISGAMVNSLVTATLQGLGIHVVDLGLSTTPTVEVMVPELNADGGIILTASHNPKQWNALKLLNEKGEFISGKDGAEMLEIAEKEDFNFAEVDDLGKYETRTDAFDIHIQKILDLPMVDVEAVKAKKFKVVLDAVNSTGGISLPPLLEKLGCEVVKLYCEPNGQFPHNPEPLKEHLTDICDLIKKEGADLGIVVDPDVDRLALIDENGEMFGEEYTLVAVADYLLRHKKGVAISNLSSSRALRDVARNLDSEYFASAVGEVNVVTLMKEKNAVIGGEGNGGIIYPDLHYGRDSLVGVALFLTHLAKENKTVSELRATYPAYYMGKKKIELTPEIDVDALLVKMQEEYNISTSLNVEEISTIDGVKIDFPENWVHLRKSNTEPIIRIYTEAFSQQEADELADKMIAKIKSLI, from the coding sequence ATGTCTTTAATCAAAAGTATTTCAGGAATCCGTGGAACCATCGGTGGTAAAGTAGATGATAATCTTACACCTGTAGATGTAGTAAAATTTACTGCAGCTTTCGGAACTTGGCTTCAAAAAAATAAAAATAAAAAAGATTTAACCTTAGTCATTGGTCGTGATGCCAGAATTTCTGGTGCTATGGTTAATTCATTGGTTACCGCTACTTTACAAGGATTGGGAATTCATGTGGTAGATTTAGGACTTTCTACTACGCCAACTGTAGAAGTAATGGTTCCAGAACTCAATGCTGATGGCGGAATTATCTTAACCGCTTCTCACAACCCAAAACAATGGAACGCGCTGAAATTGCTCAACGAAAAAGGAGAATTTATCAGTGGTAAAGATGGCGCAGAAATGCTAGAAATCGCCGAAAAAGAAGATTTCAACTTTGCCGAAGTTGACGATTTAGGAAAATACGAAACTAGAACGGATGCTTTTGATATTCATATTCAGAAAATTCTAGATTTACCAATGGTAGATGTAGAAGCGGTGAAAGCTAAAAAATTCAAAGTCGTTCTTGATGCGGTAAATTCTACCGGTGGAATTTCGCTTCCGCCACTTTTAGAAAAATTAGGCTGTGAAGTCGTGAAGTTATATTGCGAACCAAACGGACAATTTCCGCACAATCCAGAACCTTTGAAAGAGCATTTGACAGACATTTGTGATTTAATTAAAAAAGAAGGTGCAGATTTAGGAATTGTAGTGGATCCAGATGTAGACAGATTGGCACTTATTGACGAAAATGGCGAAATGTTCGGCGAAGAATACACTTTGGTAGCTGTGGCAGACTATTTGCTGAGACATAAGAAAGGAGTTGCAATTTCTAATCTTTCTTCGAGCCGAGCTTTGAGAGATGTAGCTAGAAATCTAGATTCAGAATATTTTGCAAGTGCTGTAGGAGAAGTAAATGTGGTGACTTTAATGAAGGAGAAAAATGCAGTTATTGGTGGAGAAGGAAATGGTGGAATTATCTATCCAGATTTGCATTACGGAAGAGATTCTTTAGTAGGCGTTGCATTATTTTTGACACATTTGGCAAAAGAAAATAAAACAGTTTCGGAGCTTAGAGCAACATACCCAGCATATTACATGGGTAAAAAGAAGATAGAGCTTACTCCAGAAATTGATGTTGATGCACTTTTGGTAAAAATGCAGGAAGAATATAACATTTCGACTTCGCTCAATGTGGAAGAAATTTCTACGATAGACGGTGTGAAAATTGATTTCCCAGAAAATTGGGTACATTTAAGAAAATCTAATACCGAGCCAATTATTAGAATTTACACAGAAGCCTTTTCTCAGCAAGAAGCAGATGAACTGGCAGACAAAATGATAGCAAAAATTAAAAGTTTGATTTAA